A genome region from Variovorax paradoxus includes the following:
- a CDS encoding tripartite tricarboxylate transporter substrate-binding protein, whose product MSAFFSRRKLMAWGIALAAGAPLMHGTAHAQSPALDGPLALVVGYAPGGSTDRMARLIAERLAPKLGVKVTVENRPGEGGRLAAKEVKRTPAGQNALMLGNPAVMVVAPLVFKDAGYDPDKDFVPVSQVSSYDFALAVGNKLQLDRAMFLVGRLWAHPEEAVFGVPATGSLPHFFGLMVGDALSVQPQIKSYGGSAPLSADLIGGSLPIAIDTLDSVYPQHVAGKIRILAVSGKKRASFAPNIPTFREAGMKIDADGWNTFFAPSTMAPAKVQLLSGAIHDVMKDPGLQKAADALYITPVVSTAAETAQMLKTYRQQWEPVVRRSGFQP is encoded by the coding sequence ATGTCCGCATTCTTTTCAAGGCGCAAGCTCATGGCATGGGGCATTGCCCTGGCCGCCGGCGCCCCGCTCATGCACGGCACCGCGCACGCGCAGTCGCCCGCACTCGACGGGCCGCTGGCGCTCGTGGTCGGCTACGCGCCCGGCGGCAGCACGGACCGCATGGCGCGCCTGATCGCCGAACGGCTCGCGCCGAAGCTCGGCGTGAAGGTCACGGTGGAGAACCGTCCCGGCGAGGGCGGCCGGCTCGCGGCGAAGGAGGTCAAGCGCACGCCTGCGGGCCAGAACGCGCTGATGCTCGGCAACCCCGCCGTGATGGTGGTGGCGCCGCTGGTGTTCAAGGACGCGGGCTACGACCCCGACAAGGACTTCGTGCCCGTCTCGCAGGTCAGCAGCTACGACTTCGCGCTGGCCGTGGGCAACAAGCTGCAGCTCGACCGTGCGATGTTCCTGGTGGGGCGGCTCTGGGCGCATCCCGAGGAGGCCGTGTTCGGTGTGCCCGCCACCGGCAGCCTGCCTCACTTCTTCGGCCTGATGGTGGGCGATGCACTGAGCGTGCAGCCGCAGATCAAAAGCTACGGCGGTTCCGCACCGTTGTCGGCCGACCTGATCGGCGGCAGCCTGCCGATCGCCATCGACACGCTCGACTCGGTCTATCCGCAGCACGTGGCGGGCAAGATCCGCATCCTGGCCGTGTCGGGCAAGAAGCGCGCGAGCTTCGCGCCGAACATCCCGACCTTCCGCGAGGCCGGCATGAAGATCGATGCCGATGGCTGGAACACCTTCTTCGCGCCCAGCACCATGGCACCGGCCAAGGTGCAGCTGCTGTCCGGCGCGATCCACGACGTGATGAAAGACCCGGGCCTGCAGAAGGCGGCCGACGCGCTTTACATCACGCCGGTGGTGAGCACCGCGGCGGAGACCGCGCAGATGCTCAAGACCTATCGCCAGCAGTGGGAGCCGGTGGTGCGCCGCTCCGGCTTCCAGCCTTGA
- a CDS encoding MarR family winged helix-turn-helix transcriptional regulator, with product MQAPQAFPDAAALRAPRSLEDLLLYRLARAMRAGSGMATRLVEGGFGITRREWGMIATLAQEGEMMSSTLASHLNLDRVRTSRGLRSLVDKKLVERRQDAEDRREVHVRLSDSGLQLFGQLFPRIAGLNTGLLEGIEPAHLEIFLQCLRRLEQRGDELIAQGAVAEKADRRSGGTRHRWPERS from the coding sequence ATGCAAGCCCCGCAAGCTTTCCCCGACGCCGCCGCGTTGCGCGCGCCACGTTCACTGGAGGACCTGCTTCTCTACCGCCTCGCGCGTGCCATGCGCGCGGGCAGCGGCATGGCCACGCGCCTGGTCGAAGGCGGTTTCGGCATCACGCGCCGCGAATGGGGAATGATCGCCACGCTCGCGCAGGAGGGCGAGATGATGTCGTCCACGCTCGCGTCGCACCTCAACCTCGACCGCGTGCGCACATCGCGCGGACTGCGCAGCCTCGTCGACAAGAAGCTGGTGGAACGGCGCCAGGACGCCGAGGACCGGCGCGAGGTGCACGTGCGCCTGAGCGACTCGGGCCTGCAGCTCTTCGGCCAGCTGTTCCCGCGCATCGCGGGCCTGAACACCGGCCTGCTCGAAGGCATCGAGCCGGCCCATCTCGAGATCTTCCTGCAGTGCCTGCGCAGGCTGGAGCAGCGCGGCGATGAGTTGATCGCGCAGGGCGCAGTCGCGGAGAAGGCCGACCGTCGCTCGGGCGGCACCCGACACCGCTGGCCCGAACGCAGCTAA
- a CDS encoding FlxA-like family protein, whose translation MLKAIGASGTSSTGNSTAAEVAKIMRQITATQKQITATQKTLVETPEGDARKAVQQQLQSLMSQLAMLQAQLKAVQAAALQKSADAKEVEAVQKGAAPSSAFRTNAGGVPIGGTLDVEA comes from the coding sequence ATGCTGAAGGCCATCGGTGCTTCGGGCACTTCCTCGACCGGGAACAGCACCGCTGCAGAAGTCGCGAAGATCATGCGGCAGATCACCGCGACGCAGAAGCAGATCACGGCCACGCAGAAGACGCTGGTCGAGACGCCCGAGGGCGATGCGCGCAAGGCGGTGCAGCAGCAGCTGCAATCGCTCATGAGCCAGCTTGCGATGCTTCAGGCGCAGTTGAAGGCGGTGCAGGCCGCGGCGCTGCAGAAAAGCGCAGACGCGAAGGAAGTCGAGGCGGTGCAGAAGGGCGCTGCGCCCTCGAGCGCGTTCCGCACCAACGCCGGTGGCGTGCCGATCGGCGGCACGCTCGACGTCGAAGCCTGA